Proteins from one Streptomyces sp. NBC_00289 genomic window:
- a CDS encoding GMC oxidoreductase — MTETDRTDVLVVGSGIMGSVVARLLRESDPALHITMVEGGSAIGASPGRHLHDIDDPVLWSRYNERTGTGIQGMYTGAEVVREVADSLSDLTPGMFHALAFGEDAEAMPQAALAWNAGGMGVHWTAATPWPAGHEVFDFGDPVRWTADLDTARRLLAVTPRAIGPTRTGRMVLDVLRRRFDGIGPDDRRPQPMPMAVTSHASGRLPRTAPGTIFPAIATGTDPAFTLVTGTLVTRLLVSDGRARGARLRRVTDGAESQVLADTVVVCADALRTPQLLFASGIRPPALGRHLNEHAFITARVLLDLERFGIDLDALPRPRTGEFSTDSLWLPHNGAAQPFHGQIMNRTYLDEAGRPLAHSVGLSLYAPVESRPENRLVFSDTETDLAGMPRISVEFAYSDADRALLGRALDVVRSIAGEFGTLDPATECALLPPGSSLHQTGTVRAGAADDGTSVCDPDGRVWDFENLYLAGNGVIPTSMAANVTLTGAVTAVRTARAVTGRTSALAAR, encoded by the coding sequence GTGACCGAAACCGACCGCACCGACGTCCTCGTCGTGGGCAGCGGCATCATGGGATCCGTCGTGGCCCGGCTGCTGCGCGAGAGCGACCCGGCGCTGCACATCACCATGGTCGAGGGCGGCAGCGCGATCGGCGCCTCCCCCGGCCGGCACCTGCACGACATCGACGATCCGGTGCTCTGGTCGCGCTACAACGAACGGACCGGCACCGGCATCCAGGGCATGTACACCGGCGCCGAGGTGGTCCGTGAGGTGGCGGACAGCCTCAGCGACCTGACACCCGGGATGTTCCACGCGCTCGCCTTCGGTGAGGACGCCGAGGCGATGCCCCAGGCCGCGCTCGCCTGGAACGCCGGCGGCATGGGCGTGCACTGGACCGCCGCGACGCCGTGGCCCGCCGGACACGAGGTGTTCGACTTCGGCGACCCGGTCCGCTGGACGGCGGACCTGGACACCGCACGCCGGCTGCTCGCCGTCACCCCCCGCGCGATCGGCCCGACCCGCACCGGCCGGATGGTCCTCGACGTGCTGCGACGGCGCTTCGACGGCATCGGACCGGACGACCGGCGACCGCAGCCGATGCCCATGGCCGTCACCTCACACGCCTCGGGTCGCCTGCCGCGCACCGCTCCGGGCACGATCTTCCCCGCGATCGCGACCGGCACGGACCCCGCCTTCACCCTCGTGACCGGAACACTCGTCACACGGCTCCTCGTCTCGGACGGCCGGGCCCGCGGCGCCCGGCTGCGCCGCGTCACCGACGGCGCCGAGTCACAGGTGCTCGCGGACACGGTGGTGGTGTGTGCCGACGCGCTGCGCACCCCGCAACTGCTGTTCGCCTCCGGCATCCGCCCCCCGGCGCTGGGCCGCCATCTCAACGAGCACGCGTTCATCACCGCCCGGGTGCTGCTCGACCTCGAGCGGTTCGGCATCGATCTCGACGCCCTGCCCCGGCCGCGCACCGGTGAGTTCAGCACGGACTCGCTCTGGCTGCCGCACAACGGAGCGGCGCAGCCCTTCCACGGCCAGATCATGAACCGCACCTACCTGGACGAGGCCGGCCGCCCCCTCGCGCACTCGGTGGGCCTCTCCCTGTACGCCCCCGTCGAATCACGGCCCGAGAACCGGCTCGTGTTCTCCGACACCGAGACCGACCTCGCCGGGATGCCGCGGATCAGCGTCGAGTTCGCCTACTCCGACGCCGACCGCGCGCTCCTGGGGCGGGCGCTCGACGTGGTTCGGTCGATCGCCGGTGAGTTCGGCACGCTCGACCCGGCGACCGAGTGCGCGCTGCTTCCGCCCGGCTCGTCACTGCACCAGACCGGCACCGTCCGGGCCGGCGCCGCCGACGACGGCACCAGCGTGTGCGACCCGGACGGCAGGGTGTGGGACTTCGAGAACCTGTACCTCGCCGGCAACGGCGTGATCCCCACCTCGATGGCCGCCAACGTCACCCTGACCGGCGCGGTGACCGCCGTACGAACCGCCCGGGCCGTCACCGGACGCACCAGCGCACTCGCCGCCCGGTGA
- a CDS encoding nucleoside deaminase, translated as MIDIAKEYRVALPSWIDDELTGVPATVPDREDRMRLVHRLADRNWREGDGGPFAALVAERDTGRIVSVGVNVVLASGVSSAHAEVLALGLAQTATGGWDLGGDGLPAHELVVNWRPCVQCYGATMWSGVRSLVIAGDGPELEDITTFDEGPLGADWAEQFEARGIDIVRDVLRDEALGVFRSYRDAVDTGSLVVYNARAGAA; from the coding sequence GTGATCGACATCGCGAAGGAATACCGCGTGGCGCTGCCGTCGTGGATCGACGACGAGCTGACCGGGGTACCCGCCACGGTCCCCGACCGCGAGGACCGGATGCGCCTCGTGCACCGGCTCGCCGACCGCAACTGGCGCGAGGGCGACGGCGGTCCGTTCGCGGCACTCGTCGCCGAACGGGACACCGGCCGGATCGTCTCGGTGGGCGTGAACGTCGTCCTCGCCTCGGGAGTGTCGAGCGCCCACGCCGAGGTCCTCGCACTCGGGCTGGCCCAGACCGCGACCGGCGGCTGGGACCTCGGCGGCGACGGGCTCCCGGCACACGAACTTGTCGTCAACTGGCGTCCGTGCGTGCAGTGTTACGGCGCGACCATGTGGTCCGGGGTCCGTTCTCTCGTGATCGCCGGCGACGGCCCCGAACTCGAGGACATCACCACGTTCGACGAGGGCCCGCTCGGCGCGGACTGGGCCGAGCAGTTCGAGGCACGCGGCATCGACATCGTCCGCGACGTCCTCCGCGACGAGGCACTCGGCGTGTTCCGCAGCTACCGGGACGCCGTCGACACGGGCAGCCTCGTCGTCTACAACGCTCGTGCGGGTGCCGCATGA
- a CDS encoding sugar phosphate isomerase/epimerase family protein, translating to MTPRARPEAPGVAPPRFATDIVTFYHPGFWGLESADALRDWAVRNPGRFWERVMDTLAEAGVTGLELTFAPGDIDSALRAFGDAPSFRRALRSRGLRVVSAFVAGGDAPDWRHGGNLPAIVADAERRAAFLAEVGAEFLVTGLPMRTTFGTRPPFFVDAAYMSRMADIAHVVGEAVAAHGVKLVLHTESNSTLWYERDIDLFMALTDPRYVWLCPDSCHIALGGGDPVAVARRHSRRVALAHWKDAVKPIDVELTIDDTVFAQQQPYMTELGTGIVDWPGWAEAMSRTPGAGVVLIELDEAADPLAALRAGVAVAQAARE from the coding sequence ATGACGCCCCGGGCCCGTCCGGAGGCACCGGGCGTTGCACCACCACGTTTCGCCACCGACATCGTCACCTTCTACCACCCGGGTTTCTGGGGGCTGGAGTCCGCCGACGCGCTGCGTGACTGGGCGGTGAGGAACCCCGGGCGGTTCTGGGAGCGGGTGATGGACACGCTGGCCGAGGCCGGCGTGACCGGTCTGGAGCTGACCTTCGCCCCCGGCGACATCGACTCGGCCCTGCGCGCCTTCGGCGACGCGCCGTCGTTCCGCCGCGCGCTGCGGTCCCGCGGCCTGCGTGTCGTGAGCGCGTTCGTCGCGGGCGGCGACGCTCCCGACTGGCGGCACGGCGGCAATCTGCCCGCGATCGTCGCCGACGCCGAGCGACGGGCGGCCTTCCTCGCCGAGGTGGGCGCGGAGTTCCTCGTCACCGGGCTGCCGATGCGGACGACGTTCGGGACCCGGCCGCCCTTCTTCGTCGATGCCGCGTACATGTCCCGGATGGCCGACATCGCCCACGTGGTCGGCGAGGCCGTCGCGGCGCACGGGGTGAAACTCGTCCTCCACACGGAGTCCAACAGCACGCTCTGGTACGAGCGGGACATCGACCTGTTCATGGCCCTGACCGATCCGCGCTACGTGTGGCTGTGTCCCGACTCCTGCCACATCGCACTCGGCGGAGGCGACCCCGTCGCCGTCGCGCGTCGCCACTCCCGGCGCGTCGCACTGGCGCACTGGAAGGACGCGGTCAAGCCCATCGACGTGGAACTCACCATCGACGACACGGTGTTCGCCCAGCAGCAGCCCTACATGACCGAACTGGGCACGGGCATCGTGGACTGGCCGGGATGGGCGGAGGCGATGTCACGGACTCCCGGCGCCGGTGTCGTGCTCATCGAACTCGACGAGGCGGCCGATCCCCTCGCCGCGCTCCGGGCGGGCGTGGCCGTGGCACAGGCGGCGAGGGAGTGA
- a CDS encoding sulfite oxidase, with protein MAGFAALCAAESVAARVRPQAGPVVAVGGAAVDRTPAGVKDWAIQNFGTDDKLVLQAGILAVLALFASTLGFLALRHRRTGACGVLVFGVVGAVAATGRPDSAGLTDALPSVVGAVAGAVLLYVLAGRLRWAGQASEEPGRSAGGSGAAEGWDRRGFVRVATAAAAASAGAGVLGRTLAGTRSRDAVASREDVVLPSPGSRAAATPAGAQVRVDGVSPFVTPNKDFYRVDTALVVPKVDATTWRLRIHGKGVRRPLTVSFDDLLRRELIERDITLTCVSNEVGGAYVGTARWTGVRLADLLAECGVRLPSHGGPADQLVARSVDGMTIGSPVEDVMDGRDAMLALGMNGEPLPFAHGFPVRMVVPGLYGYVSACKWVEDLELTTFDTYDPYWIRRGWARRAPVKTQSRIDTPKPFARPKAGAVMVAGVAWAQHRGIDKVEVRVDDGPWREATLAAEDSRDTWRQWSYAWQATKGGHTLTVRATDRTGTVQTQKRARTVPDGASGRHSVVVTVE; from the coding sequence ATGGCGGGGTTCGCCGCGCTGTGTGCGGCCGAGTCGGTGGCGGCGCGAGTGCGTCCCCAGGCGGGGCCCGTCGTGGCCGTGGGCGGGGCGGCCGTCGACCGTACGCCGGCCGGCGTGAAGGACTGGGCGATCCAGAACTTCGGCACCGACGACAAGCTGGTCCTCCAGGCCGGCATTCTCGCGGTCCTCGCGTTGTTCGCGTCGACTCTGGGCTTCCTCGCGCTGCGTCACCGGCGGACCGGTGCCTGCGGTGTCCTGGTCTTCGGCGTGGTGGGAGCGGTGGCGGCCACCGGTCGGCCCGACTCCGCGGGCCTCACCGACGCCCTCCCCTCCGTCGTGGGAGCGGTCGCCGGTGCCGTACTGCTGTATGTCCTGGCGGGCCGCCTGCGATGGGCGGGTCAGGCATCCGAGGAGCCCGGTCGGTCGGCCGGCGGGTCCGGTGCCGCCGAGGGGTGGGACCGGCGCGGTTTCGTGCGCGTGGCGACCGCCGCCGCGGCCGCCTCGGCCGGGGCGGGCGTGCTGGGCCGCACCCTCGCCGGCACGAGGAGCCGGGACGCGGTCGCCTCCCGCGAGGACGTCGTTCTGCCGTCGCCCGGGTCACGCGCCGCCGCGACGCCCGCGGGCGCCCAGGTCAGGGTCGACGGCGTCAGCCCTTTCGTCACGCCCAACAAGGACTTCTACCGGGTGGACACCGCGCTCGTGGTGCCGAAGGTGGATGCCACCACCTGGCGTCTGCGCATCCACGGCAAGGGGGTGCGCCGGCCGCTCACGGTGTCCTTCGACGACCTGTTGCGGCGGGAGCTGATCGAACGCGACATCACACTCACCTGTGTGTCGAACGAGGTCGGAGGCGCCTACGTCGGCACCGCGCGCTGGACCGGCGTACGGCTCGCCGATCTGCTCGCCGAGTGTGGGGTGCGGCTGCCGTCGCACGGTGGGCCGGCGGATCAGCTGGTGGCCCGCTCGGTGGACGGGATGACGATCGGCAGCCCGGTCGAGGACGTCATGGACGGGCGGGACGCCATGCTCGCGCTCGGCATGAACGGTGAGCCGCTGCCGTTCGCACACGGCTTCCCGGTGCGGATGGTGGTGCCCGGCCTGTACGGCTACGTCTCCGCTTGCAAGTGGGTCGAGGACCTCGAACTGACCACGTTCGACACCTACGACCCCTACTGGATCCGGCGCGGCTGGGCTCGGCGGGCACCCGTGAAGACCCAGTCGCGGATCGACACCCCGAAGCCGTTCGCCCGGCCGAAGGCCGGAGCGGTCATGGTCGCCGGAGTCGCCTGGGCGCAGCACCGGGGTATCGACAAGGTCGAGGTGCGTGTCGACGACGGCCCCTGGCGGGAGGCCACCCTGGCGGCCGAGGACTCCCGCGACACCTGGCGTCAGTGGTCCTACGCGTGGCAGGCCACCAAGGGCGGCCACACGCTCACCGTGCGGGCCACCGACCGCACGGGGACGGTGCAGACGCAGAAGCGCGCCCGCACCGTCCCCGACGGCGCCTCCGGACGTCACTCCGTGGTGGTGACCGTCGAATGA
- a CDS encoding right-handed parallel beta-helix repeat-containing protein — protein sequence MSRQLLTVCPEGTEGFRTIGEALARARSGAVISVRPGIYEESLVIGTRVTLVAEQARGTVEIRPRHGSVLSLRADAVMLTDLVLRGRDEDMPAVDAVRGQAAMDGCEVTGAAWTAVLARGNGSLAMRDCRVSNPGGAGVVVTSAVESSLDSCTVEHLGTSGVVIGERGRVTVRGCTVRDARGHGVLANGEAQGSVEDCDISSTDKPSITLEEHCTTRVLRTVVHDTAVGVHLTSASRTVLEDIRVTATTGPAFVVSHGSDPLLRRCRTARTEGNGLLVTDRARGTFEDCWLDSSQAPALRVAGSASPTLTSLTVRDCAADSAVLLEEESTAEIDRLEVLDTTGTAVRIRTGANPMLRRVRIGGTGGNGVEVVKDGRGRLEDSEIDRAGGAGIHVEGLGNLYVGGTTVLAPAGPGLSVAAEGSATARDCEIREPGADGVTVEAEGELTATRVQVTTAAGNGAVIHEGGRASLNGCTLAGSAKDGLRVETTTPVSVVNCTVRDNTGSGLVQSKAGDRLAVEGLTSTGNGRRDAWGYGDREGTDPAGTLPGGGGAAPETGPLAELESLIGLSNVKQQVRTLVNLTQLAQRRAQLGMSAPPMSRHLVFAGPPGTGKTTVARLYGTVLAQLGALRSGHLVEVSRADLVAQVIGGTAIKTTETFNRALGGVLFIDEAYTLTSDSGHSGADFGREAVDTLLKLMEDHREDVVVVAAGYSGEMQSFLGSNPGLASRFSRTVEFENYAVHELVAIMESMCTRHQYELGEGTGAALAAHFERMPKDATFGNGRAARQVFEEMVDRQAVRLATLTEVGERDLSLLLPQDVGEQTGAAEGAGGPARGDALSRLGDMVGLDAVKRDVTDLVNLLSTARRREAAGLPAPRISHHLVFTGPPGTGKTTVARLYGELLVSLGVLPRGQLVEVSRADLVGRYVGHTAQLTREVFERARGGVLFIDEAYTLTPAGGSSGSDFGQEAVDTLLKLMEDHRDEVVVIAAGYTREMEGFMASNPGLSSRFSRRVEFADYTSDELVTIVRMHADSSGYECGPGVGTLLRKHFDSLSRDRSFGNARLARQVLESMMTRQAGRVSAMAAPGLDDLRLLLPDDVPAVRVTPQGA from the coding sequence GTGTCACGCCAGCTACTGACGGTCTGTCCGGAGGGAACCGAGGGTTTCCGAACGATCGGCGAGGCCCTGGCGCGGGCGCGCAGCGGTGCCGTGATCAGTGTGCGGCCCGGGATCTACGAGGAGAGTCTCGTCATCGGCACCCGGGTGACGCTGGTGGCCGAGCAGGCCCGGGGCACGGTGGAGATACGGCCCCGGCACGGCAGCGTCCTGAGCCTGCGGGCGGACGCCGTGATGCTCACCGACCTGGTGCTGCGGGGACGGGACGAGGACATGCCCGCCGTGGACGCCGTCCGGGGGCAGGCCGCGATGGACGGTTGCGAGGTGACCGGCGCGGCGTGGACCGCCGTTCTCGCACGGGGCAACGGCTCGCTCGCCATGCGGGACTGCCGGGTCAGCAATCCGGGCGGCGCCGGCGTGGTCGTCACCTCGGCCGTCGAGAGTTCCCTGGACTCGTGCACCGTCGAGCACCTGGGTACCTCGGGTGTCGTCATCGGCGAACGCGGCCGGGTCACGGTGCGCGGCTGCACCGTCCGGGACGCGCGGGGCCACGGAGTCCTCGCCAACGGTGAGGCCCAGGGCTCCGTCGAGGACTGTGACATCTCCTCCACCGACAAGCCGTCCATCACGCTGGAGGAGCACTGCACCACGCGCGTACTGCGCACGGTCGTGCACGACACGGCGGTCGGCGTCCACCTGACCAGCGCCTCCCGCACGGTCCTGGAGGACATCCGCGTCACCGCGACGACGGGGCCGGCGTTCGTCGTCTCGCACGGCAGCGACCCGCTGCTGCGCCGCTGCCGTACCGCCCGCACCGAGGGCAACGGTCTGCTGGTCACCGACCGGGCCCGGGGCACGTTCGAGGACTGCTGGCTGGACTCCTCCCAGGCGCCCGCGCTGCGGGTGGCGGGCTCCGCCTCGCCCACGCTCACCTCGCTGACCGTCCGGGACTGCGCGGCGGACAGCGCCGTGCTCCTGGAGGAGGAGTCCACCGCCGAGATCGACCGGCTGGAGGTGCTCGACACCACCGGCACCGCGGTCCGTATCCGCACGGGCGCCAACCCGATGCTCCGGCGGGTCCGGATCGGCGGAACGGGCGGCAACGGCGTCGAGGTCGTCAAGGACGGGCGGGGACGGCTGGAGGACAGCGAGATCGACCGCGCGGGCGGCGCGGGCATCCACGTCGAGGGCCTCGGCAACCTCTACGTCGGCGGCACCACCGTGCTCGCTCCCGCCGGCCCCGGCCTGTCGGTGGCCGCGGAGGGCAGCGCGACCGCCCGCGACTGCGAGATCCGCGAGCCCGGCGCCGACGGTGTGACGGTCGAGGCGGAGGGCGAACTCACCGCCACCCGCGTCCAGGTCACCACCGCGGCCGGGAACGGAGCCGTGATCCACGAGGGCGGACGTGCCTCGCTCAACGGCTGCACGCTCGCCGGCAGCGCCAAGGACGGCCTCCGGGTGGAGACGACCACGCCGGTCTCCGTCGTCAACTGCACCGTGCGCGACAACACGGGCAGCGGCCTCGTCCAGTCCAAGGCCGGCGACCGACTGGCCGTCGAGGGACTCACCAGCACCGGCAACGGACGGCGCGACGCCTGGGGTTACGGCGACCGCGAGGGCACCGACCCCGCCGGCACCCTGCCGGGCGGGGGCGGCGCCGCCCCCGAGACGGGTCCGCTGGCCGAACTGGAGTCCCTGATCGGCCTGTCCAACGTCAAACAGCAGGTCCGTACCCTCGTCAACCTCACCCAGCTCGCCCAGCGCCGTGCCCAACTCGGCATGTCCGCGCCGCCGATGAGCCGCCACCTGGTGTTCGCCGGCCCTCCCGGCACCGGCAAGACCACCGTGGCCCGCCTCTACGGGACCGTTCTGGCGCAGCTCGGCGCGCTGCGCTCCGGGCACCTGGTCGAGGTGTCACGCGCCGACCTGGTGGCCCAGGTCATCGGCGGTACCGCCATCAAGACGACCGAGACCTTCAACCGGGCGCTGGGCGGTGTGCTGTTCATCGACGAGGCGTACACCCTGACCAGCGACAGCGGTCACTCCGGGGCCGACTTCGGGCGGGAGGCCGTGGACACGCTGCTGAAGCTGATGGAGGACCACCGCGAGGACGTGGTGGTCGTCGCCGCCGGCTACTCCGGTGAGATGCAGTCCTTTCTCGGCTCCAACCCGGGTCTCGCCTCGCGTTTCTCCCGGACCGTGGAGTTCGAGAACTACGCGGTGCACGAGCTGGTGGCGATCATGGAGAGCATGTGTACCCGCCACCAGTACGAGCTCGGCGAGGGCACCGGTGCCGCGCTCGCCGCCCACTTCGAGCGCATGCCCAAGGACGCCACGTTCGGCAACGGCCGTGCCGCCCGGCAGGTGTTCGAGGAGATGGTCGACCGGCAGGCCGTACGGCTGGCCACGTTGACCGAGGTCGGTGAGCGCGACCTGTCGCTGCTGCTCCCCCAGGACGTCGGCGAGCAGACCGGGGCCGCCGAGGGCGCGGGCGGCCCCGCGCGGGGCGACGCGCTGTCACGCCTCGGCGACATGGTGGGCCTGGACGCGGTCAAGCGGGACGTCACGGACCTGGTCAACCTGCTCTCGACCGCGCGCCGCCGGGAGGCGGCCGGGCTGCCCGCCCCGCGTATCAGCCATCACCTCGTCTTCACCGGCCCTCCCGGCACCGGCAAGACCACCGTCGCCCGCCTCTACGGCGAACTCCTGGTCTCGCTCGGCGTGCTGCCGCGCGGCCAGCTGGTCGAGGTGAGCCGCGCCGACCTCGTCGGCCGGTACGTCGGCCACACCGCGCAGCTCACCCGCGAGGTCTTCGAACGGGCCCGCGGCGGCGTGCTGTTCATCGACGAGGCGTACACGCTGACCCCGGCCGGCGGCTCCTCCGGCTCGGACTTCGGCCAGGAGGCGGTGGACACGCTGCTCAAGCTGATGGAGGACCACCGGGACGAGGTGGTCGTGATCGCCGCCGGCTACACCCGGGAGATGGAGGGCTTCATGGCCTCCAACCCCGGTCTGTCCTCGCGGTTCTCGCGGCGCGTGGAGTTCGCCGACTACACGTCGGACGAGTTGGTCACGATCGTACGGATGCACGCGGACAGCTCGGGATACGAGTGCGGGCCGGGTGTCGGCACGCTGCTGCGCAAGCACTTCGACTCGCTCTCCAGGGACCGCTCGTTCGGCAACGCCCGGCTCGCCCGGCAGGTACTGGAGTCCATGATGACGCGCCAGGCCGGCCGGGTGAGCGCGATGGCCGCGCCGGGCCTGGACGACCTGCGGTTGCTGCTGCCGGACGACGTACCGGCGGTCCGGGTGACGCCCCAGGGCGCCTGA
- a CDS encoding S8 family serine peptidase — MPFVGAPAAVAADPKPLRLPVMPARLDADADCTGSSAQRATTVPWEQQRLQLTRAWEFSSGSWVTVAVVDTGVSTAAPALKGRVTAVGQAGEDCVGHGSFVAGLVAAAASDGVRFAGVAQRARIVAVRGTDARGAATAASVAAGISAAVQAEAEVIVVSPALETGSAQLTAAVRSAVAHDAVIVAAAVPDPPAKSGADQETPAPRDYWPAAQSGVLSVLDVGADGGRPDDALLPRGADLTAPGDGVIGIGPRGSGHFIGSGASFAAAFVAGAAAQVRSAHPELTGQQSAERLVSTAYPDTVPRLDPYAAVTAVSAPRSDRAARPGTPDRQVPVALPADAGSRPTRRAVLLAAGGGAVMLLVAWAAVVVPRGRARRWRPAGSDISPEPGGEV; from the coding sequence ATGCCGTTCGTCGGCGCGCCCGCGGCCGTGGCGGCGGACCCGAAGCCGCTGCGGTTGCCGGTGATGCCCGCCCGGCTCGACGCCGACGCCGACTGCACCGGGAGTTCGGCCCAGCGTGCCACCACCGTGCCGTGGGAGCAGCAGAGGCTCCAGCTGACACGCGCCTGGGAGTTCTCCTCCGGTTCCTGGGTGACCGTGGCCGTGGTGGACACCGGCGTGTCCACGGCGGCGCCCGCGCTGAAGGGCCGGGTGACGGCGGTGGGCCAGGCCGGTGAGGACTGCGTGGGCCACGGCAGTTTCGTCGCGGGGCTGGTCGCCGCGGCCGCCTCCGACGGCGTCCGGTTCGCCGGTGTCGCGCAGCGGGCCCGGATCGTGGCCGTACGGGGAACGGACGCCCGGGGAGCGGCGACGGCCGCGAGTGTCGCGGCCGGCATCAGCGCCGCGGTGCAGGCCGAGGCCGAGGTGATCGTCGTGTCGCCCGCCCTGGAGACCGGGTCGGCGCAGCTCACCGCGGCCGTCAGGAGCGCCGTCGCGCACGACGCGGTGATAGTGGCCGCGGCCGTGCCCGATCCGCCCGCCAAGAGCGGCGCGGACCAGGAGACGCCGGCGCCTCGTGACTACTGGCCCGCCGCCCAGTCCGGGGTCCTGTCGGTGCTGGACGTCGGCGCGGACGGCGGCCGCCCGGACGACGCGCTGCTGCCCCGCGGCGCGGACCTGACGGCTCCGGGCGACGGTGTGATCGGCATCGGCCCCCGGGGCTCGGGACACTTCATCGGCTCGGGCGCCTCCTTCGCGGCGGCGTTCGTGGCGGGTGCGGCCGCGCAAGTGCGCTCGGCGCACCCGGAGTTGACCGGGCAGCAGTCGGCCGAGCGGCTCGTCTCGACCGCCTACCCCGACACCGTTCCCCGCCTCGACCCGTACGCGGCCGTGACCGCCGTGAGCGCCCCACGGTCGGACCGGGCCGCACGGCCGGGGACCCCGGACCGGCAGGTGCCGGTCGCTCTGCCCGCCGACGCCGGGTCCCGGCCCACCCGGCGTGCCGTGCTGCTCGCGGCGGGCGGAGGTGCGGTGATGCTGCTGGTGGCCTGGGCCGCGGTGGTCGTCCCGCGCGGCCGGGCACGTCGCTGGCGGCCCGCGGGCTCCGACATCTCGCCGGAGCCGGGCGGCGAGGTCTGA